The Quercus lobata isolate SW786 chromosome 9, ValleyOak3.0 Primary Assembly, whole genome shotgun sequence region CAACCTGACTTTTCAACGCTTTTGTGATATCTAGGAAATTAGAGACCACGTAGTACCAAAACCTATATTGTTCTTTAATCTTTATATCATTAACAAGAGGCATGACATGTGACGTGATATTCAAACATGCACGTATACACGGCTCGTATTAACCCACACATACATTTACAATCATGTAAATCATTACATTAGTACATGCAGCCAAACTCGGCACATTCATAtacagaaaatttaaaataagtgaTACATGTTACAtggaacatattcaaaatatGCAAAACGAACAACAGCCAATCCCAATCTGGTTAAATCACACCCCTAATTAAGCATCTTGATATGGGGTATGTGGGTATGGATTTAATTGGGTATGCATCATGAAAGAAGTCACATACAACCTATATTTAAATTGTAGGAAAATTTTCACCTTGATACATTCATCAAATTCAGCACATCCCAATCTGGTCAGCTTCTGGTTAGAGTAAAATTGGCCTGTAAGTGAATTAATCCCATCTTCAATTCTCACCTTTTCTACTTTTAAGAAAATAGACAAAAATATGTAAATCTTATTAAGCCATCAGATTTGAACATTCTCTCGTGGAATTTAAGGACTTCCTAACATGTGGACTGAGATGCCAAAAGTTTCACTTTCAATACCACTGGAAATATCTCCACCTCTCCTCGCTATTAAAAGTAAACTAGATCAGGAGGCATAACATGCGAAACATAAAAACCAAGCATGGCAAAAATTCTAAAGTCTTCTCCTCTTCTCCTTCACATTTTCTTGCTCTCCTTACTTTCACTAAAGACCATAGCATCACCTGCAACACAAGCAGGAGCTCTTATCCAATGGAAAAACAGCCTCctcccttcttcttttctcagtTCATGGTCCTCTACCAACCTTACCAACCTTTGCAAATGGAATGGCATTGTCTGCGACTCAACCGGGACAGTCTCCGAAATAATCATCTCTGGCGCCAAACTCAATGGAACACTAGCCCAGTTCAACTTCACTCCATTTCTTGATGTCACTCGCTTTGACCTCAGCAACAACAATCTCAGCGGACCTATACCTTCGGAAATAGGCCAGTTAACAAAGCTCCAGTACGTAAGCTTCTACAACAACTATCTTACTGGTAAAATCCCCTATCAGTTCAGAAATTTTCAAAAGGTATGGCACTTAGACCTTGGTTCAAACTACTTAGAAACACCTGACTGGTCTAAGTTCTTGACCATGCCTTTGTTGACCTGGCTTAGCTTTGGTTATAATCAGCTCACTTCTGGGTTCCCAGGATTTATACTTTATTGCCAAAACTTGACTTACTTGGATTTGGCACAGAATCAGTTGAATGGAACAGTACCAGAAATGGTATTTACCAATCTTGACAAGCTTGAGTACCTTAATCTAACTGACAATTTGTTCCAGGGACCAGTGTCCCCAAACATCACCAAGCTTTCCAAATTCATAGATCTTCATCTAGGACGAAACAAGTTCAGTGGTGTAATTCCTGAAAATATTGGGTCAATGTCCAATCTTCAAATTGTAGAACTGTACAACAATTCATTTGAAGGGAAAATTCCCTCTTCAATTGGTCAGTTGACAGAGCTCTCGCAACTCGATGTTAGATGGAATTCCTTGAATTCTACAATCCCTTCTGAGCTAGGCTTTTGTACTAAACTCACCTACTTGGCCCTGGCTTCCAATTCACTCACAGGGGAAGTGCCTCTGTCTTTAACCAACTTGACCAAAGTTACCGACTTGGGTTTATCTGAAAATAACCTTTCCGGTGAGATCTCACCTTACTTTCTCAGCAACTGGACAGAATTAACCACTTTGCAGCTTCAGAACAATCTTTTCACTGGCAAAATTCCACTGGAAATTGGCATGTTGACCAAactcaatcttgttttactgtTCAATAATACGTTCACAGGTTCAATTCCATCTGAGGTAGGTAACTTGAAAGATTTGACAGAACTAGACCTATCAAACAACCACCTGTCTGGTCCAATTCCTCTAGCACTGTGGAACCTCACAAACCTTCAGACCTTACAACTTTTCTCAAACAATCTCACTGGCACAATCCCACCGGCAATTGGAAATATGACTTTGCTGCAAATTATTGATCTCAGCACTAACCAACTATACGGGGAATTGCCAGATACCATATCTGGCCTCAGTAATTTACAGAAAATCTCTCTTTTCACCAATAACTTCTCGGGTAATATTCCAAGTGACTTTGGGAAGTTTAGTCCTTCTCTAAGCAGTGTTAGCTTTTCGAACAACAGCTTCTCTGGAGAACTGCCACCTGAATTGTGTAGTGGCTTCAGTCTTCAAAATTTCACAGTGAATAATAACAACTTCACAGGGCCATTGCCTGAGTGCTTGAGAAATTGTTCGCTACTACAGAGAGTGCGATTTGATGGGAACAACTTCAATGGCAACATCACAAATGCATTTGGGGTTCATCCAAATCTTTATTTCATTTCTCTTAATGACAATCAATTTATTGGCATAATCTCACCGGAGTGGGCAGAATGTGGATCTCTAACCAATTTAGAGATGGGAAGAAACAGAATTTCGGGTGAAATCCCTGCTGAGCTTGGGAGGTTGCCTCAATTGCACTCTTTAATTCTTGACTCAAACGAATTGTCTGGGCAAATTCCAAGTGCATTGGGAAATCTAAGCCTGTTTGAGCTCAATCTGAGCAAGAATCTTCTGACAGGAGAGATTCCTCAGAGCCTAGGCAGTTTGGTTCAGCTGGAGGAACTTGATTTGTCTGAGAACAAATTAACTGGGAACATACCAAAAGAGCTTGGGAATTGTGAGAGATTATTGAGCTTGGACTTGAGCGACAATAACCTATTGGATGAAATACCTTCTGAACTTGGTAATTTAAATGCATTGAATGTCTTGTTAGACCTCAGCAGCAATTCACTCTCAGGAACAATTCCTTCAAACCTGGCAAAGCTTACATCATTGGAAAGTTTTAACATTTCACATAACCAGCTCTCAGGGGagatcccggcattatttacgAGCATGGTTAGTCTACTCCCCAGCTCCATTGATTTTTCCTTTAACAAGTTAACAGGTCAAATCCCAACTAGTAAAGTTTTCGAAGAGGCACCTGCAAATGCATACATTGGAAACTCAGGTCTGTGTGGAAATGCAGCAGGACTAAGTACTTGTTACACAGATTCCACAAAGAAAAAGCATTCTAATACACTTCTAATTGCTGTCCTCATTCCGGTTTGTGGCCTTTTATTGCTTGCAATTATTGTTGCtgtattcataatattttaccGGAAAGCCAAATTCCATGATGAAGAAAGCAGAAGAATTGGAGAGACTGATGGGAACTCTCGGTCATTGATATGGGAAAGAGAAGGTAAATTCACATTTGGGGATCTTGTGAAGGCCACTGAGGACTTCAATGAGAAGTACTGCGTGGGAAAAGGTGGATTTGGAACCGTTTACAGAGCAGCATTGCCAACAGGTCAAATTGTTGCTGTTAAAAGGCTCAACATGTCAGACTCCACTGACATTCCAGCAGCCAATCGCCAGAGTTTTGAGACTGAGATTCGTGTGTTGACAGAAGTTAGGCAccggaatatcattaagctTTATGGGTT contains the following coding sequences:
- the LOC115960437 gene encoding MDIS1-interacting receptor like kinase 2-like — protein: MAKILKSSPLLLHIFLLSLLSLKTIASPATQAGALIQWKNSLLPSSFLSSWSSTNLTNLCKWNGIVCDSTGTVSEIIISGAKLNGTLAQFNFTPFLDVTRFDLSNNNLSGPIPSEIGQLTKLQYVSFYNNYLTGKIPYQFRNFQKVWHLDLGSNYLETPDWSKFLTMPLLTWLSFGYNQLTSGFPGFILYCQNLTYLDLAQNQLNGTVPEMVFTNLDKLEYLNLTDNLFQGPVSPNITKLSKFIDLHLGRNKFSGVIPENIGSMSNLQIVELYNNSFEGKIPSSIGQLTELSQLDVRWNSLNSTIPSELGFCTKLTYLALASNSLTGEVPLSLTNLTKVTDLGLSENNLSGEISPYFLSNWTELTTLQLQNNLFTGKIPLEIGMLTKLNLVLLFNNTFTGSIPSEVGNLKDLTELDLSNNHLSGPIPLALWNLTNLQTLQLFSNNLTGTIPPAIGNMTLLQIIDLSTNQLYGELPDTISGLSNLQKISLFTNNFSGNIPSDFGKFSPSLSSVSFSNNSFSGELPPELCSGFSLQNFTVNNNNFTGPLPECLRNCSLLQRVRFDGNNFNGNITNAFGVHPNLYFISLNDNQFIGIISPEWAECGSLTNLEMGRNRISGEIPAELGRLPQLHSLILDSNELSGQIPSALGNLSLFELNLSKNLLTGEIPQSLGSLVQLEELDLSENKLTGNIPKELGNCERLLSLDLSDNNLLDEIPSELGNLNALNVLLDLSSNSLSGTIPSNLAKLTSLESFNISHNQLSGEIPALFTSMVSLLPSSIDFSFNKLTGQIPTSKVFEEAPANAYIGNSGLCGNAAGLSTCYTDSTKKKHSNTLLIAVLIPVCGLLLLAIIVAVFIIFYRKAKFHDEESRRIGETDGNSRSLIWEREGKFTFGDLVKATEDFNEKYCVGKGGFGTVYRAALPTGQIVAVKRLNMSDSTDIPAANRQSFETEIRVLTEVRHRNIIKLYGFCSMRGYMYLVYEYVERGSLGNALYGLEGKAELNWDTRVRIVQGVAHAVAYLHHDCSPPIVHRDITVNNILLESEFEPRLSDFGVARLLNPDTTNWTTIAGSYGYMAPELALTMRLTDKCDVYSFGVVALEVIMGRHPRELISSLTFTSRTATSIEDSAEILLKDVLDQGLPPPTGHIAEEVVFVVTIALACVRDSPEARPTMRFVAQELSAQIQACLSDQFDMITISKLTGLQK